The Brachybacterium huguangmaarense genome contains a region encoding:
- a CDS encoding alpha-E domain-containing protein: MLSRIAESLFWIGRYVERASGVARVLEVNLDLGADRASGGAHPFGIELCRALGAGLSADPSPEEVWSVLGLDPASSLSMVASLTNCRESARRAREVLSVSTWEVINRSYHRVGSGRLAALRPALACRDVHDFCAMIIGTLDETMTRDQAWHFLVAGRNIERVDMTARILSATTAVPPRATSHQLLLRACSAQQAFVTTRGRDDTVAAATDFLLRDRLFPRSVVHCLTEARDELAALDPNPLRTGFEDGAQRLLGRASATVEYLEPGDAMADLAGVTSRLQDVCRRATQALTSRYFEGALISQWRER, encoded by the coding sequence ATGCTGAGCAGGATCGCGGAGTCGCTGTTCTGGATCGGGCGCTACGTCGAGCGGGCCTCGGGCGTGGCCCGGGTCCTCGAGGTCAACCTCGACCTCGGGGCCGACCGGGCCAGCGGCGGCGCCCATCCCTTCGGGATCGAGCTGTGCCGTGCGCTCGGCGCGGGCCTGTCGGCCGATCCCTCGCCCGAGGAGGTCTGGTCGGTGCTGGGCCTGGACCCCGCCTCGTCGCTGTCGATGGTCGCCTCGCTCACCAACTGCCGGGAGTCCGCGCGGCGCGCACGGGAGGTGCTCTCGGTGTCGACCTGGGAGGTCATCAACCGGTCCTACCACCGGGTGGGGTCGGGCCGCCTGGCCGCCCTGCGGCCCGCGCTCGCGTGCCGCGACGTGCACGACTTCTGCGCCATGATCATCGGCACCCTCGACGAGACCATGACCCGCGACCAGGCGTGGCACTTCCTCGTCGCCGGGCGCAACATCGAGCGCGTCGACATGACGGCGCGCATCCTCTCGGCGACCACCGCGGTGCCCCCGCGGGCCACGTCCCACCAGCTGCTGCTGCGGGCCTGCAGCGCCCAGCAGGCCTTCGTCACGACCCGGGGCCGGGACGACACGGTCGCGGCCGCCACCGACTTCCTGCTGCGCGACCGCCTGTTCCCGCGCTCGGTCGTGCACTGCCTCACCGAGGCCCGCGACGAGCTCGCGGCGCTGGACCCCAACCCGCTGCGCACCGGCTTCGAGGACGGCGCGCAGCGCCTGCTGGGACGCGCGAGCGCGACGGTCGAGTACCTCGAGCCGGGCGACGCGATGGCGGACCTCGCCGGCGTCACCTCCCGGCTCCAGGACGTGTGCCGCCGCGCGACCCAGGCCCTGACCAGCCGCTACTTCGAGGGCGCCCTGATCTCCCAGTGGCGCGAGAGGTGA
- a CDS encoding glycosyltransferase, whose product MRVVLAAVGSRGDVAPFGALAARLQETGHDAHLVTHATLAACVPRGVPLVPVDSDPQRLLAGPAAEALRRGDLRAVNRTRGEFADFLSSFFEPTSDALEDADVLVASTFALAPVDAALSRRVPVIRAHMWPENRSLGGPMPLLPFSWLLPSPLRRGMRGALRRVERYFGGFDGGWTRGRLRLHPHHPVGLSTATHGTLLAVSPAVLPASRIEGCATGWWWPESVTSPSSGLGPVSTTTSPWVSMTFGSMPQDDLERVLTVVSWAAERVGVRALVQLAGAEGFDDGTVLGIGEEPHAALFARVDLAVHHGGSGTTGAVARAGIPSVVVPHLADQFYWGHRLRTVGVAPPMLPRGMLTGERLARRIETGLRPEMRRRAAELGRRVRSEDGTGEAVRVLVDAVERPERRTGGPRSTRGRSG is encoded by the coding sequence ATGAGAGTCGTGCTCGCGGCGGTGGGAAGCCGAGGAGATGTCGCCCCGTTCGGAGCCCTGGCGGCTCGGCTGCAGGAGACCGGCCATGACGCGCACCTGGTGACGCATGCGACGCTCGCGGCGTGCGTGCCCCGCGGTGTGCCTCTCGTCCCCGTGGACAGCGACCCGCAGCGGCTTCTCGCCGGTCCCGCCGCCGAGGCCCTGCGGCGTGGCGACCTCCGTGCCGTGAACCGAACGCGCGGCGAGTTCGCCGACTTCCTCTCGTCCTTCTTCGAGCCGACCTCCGATGCCCTCGAGGACGCGGACGTCCTCGTCGCCTCGACCTTCGCGCTCGCCCCGGTCGATGCCGCCCTGTCCCGACGAGTGCCCGTGATCCGTGCCCACATGTGGCCGGAGAACAGGAGCCTGGGGGGCCCCATGCCTCTGCTCCCGTTCAGCTGGCTGCTCCCCAGCCCCCTCCGACGAGGGATGCGCGGCGCGCTGCGCAGGGTCGAGAGGTACTTCGGCGGTTTCGACGGAGGGTGGACGAGGGGCCGGCTGCGCCTGCACCCCCACCATCCCGTCGGTCTCTCGACCGCCACGCACGGCACTCTCCTGGCCGTCAGCCCCGCGGTCCTGCCGGCCTCGCGCATCGAGGGGTGCGCGACCGGATGGTGGTGGCCGGAGTCGGTGACGTCGCCGAGCTCCGGCCTCGGGCCCGTGTCGACCACCACCTCGCCCTGGGTCTCGATGACCTTCGGGTCGATGCCTCAGGACGATCTCGAGCGCGTGCTGACCGTCGTGTCGTGGGCAGCCGAGCGCGTCGGCGTCCGCGCCCTCGTCCAGCTGGCGGGAGCGGAGGGGTTCGACGACGGCACCGTCCTCGGCATCGGCGAGGAGCCTCACGCCGCGCTCTTCGCCCGCGTCGATCTCGCCGTCCACCACGGAGGCTCGGGAACGACCGGTGCGGTGGCGCGGGCGGGGATCCCCTCGGTGGTCGTCCCTCACCTCGCCGACCAGTTCTACTGGGGCCATCGCCTCCGCACGGTCGGCGTCGCTCCGCCCATGCTCCCGCGCGGCATGCTGACCGGTGAACGCCTGGCGCGCAGGATCGAGACCGGGCTGAGGCCGGAGATGCGCCGACGCGCCGCCGAGCTGGGACGGCGGGTGCGGTCGGAGGACGGAACCGGCGAGGCCGTGCGCGTCCTCGTCGACGCCGTCGAGCGGCCGGAACGACGCACCGGGGGCCCGCGGTCGACGCGTGGACGAAGCGGGTGA
- a CDS encoding transglutaminase family protein, producing the protein MTTTLRIVHTTGYRYSGEVTDSFNAIRMAPQYSEEQLIRERTIAITPHPWSYGYIDYWGTQVTAFELHQAHDRMTVRVDTSLDVTRPAPQGSDMTIAEAAAFSDRWNEYLSCSRMVDPAPDLVERVEQIARGAATVDACGLEVGEMVHDAMTYESGSTDVTSTAARSWAAGKGVCQDLAHVMIGALRHVGIPARYVSGYIMPDRRAPLGEPVVGESHAWVQWFDGTWHGYDPTNATVPGELHVQVGVGREYADVAPLQGMFMGDASSDMFVEVEMTRLR; encoded by the coding sequence ATGACGACCACCCTGCGCATCGTCCACACCACCGGCTACCGGTACTCGGGCGAGGTGACCGACTCCTTCAACGCGATCCGGATGGCGCCCCAGTACTCCGAGGAGCAGCTGATCCGCGAGCGCACGATCGCGATCACCCCGCACCCGTGGTCCTACGGGTACATCGACTACTGGGGCACCCAGGTCACGGCCTTCGAGCTGCACCAGGCGCACGACCGGATGACCGTGCGCGTGGACACGAGCCTGGACGTCACGCGCCCCGCGCCGCAGGGCAGCGACATGACGATCGCCGAGGCGGCGGCCTTCTCCGACCGCTGGAACGAGTACCTGAGCTGCTCGCGCATGGTCGATCCCGCGCCCGACCTGGTCGAGCGCGTCGAGCAGATCGCGCGAGGGGCGGCCACCGTCGACGCGTGCGGCCTCGAGGTGGGCGAGATGGTCCACGACGCGATGACGTACGAGTCGGGCTCGACCGACGTCACGTCGACCGCGGCGCGCAGCTGGGCGGCCGGCAAGGGCGTGTGCCAGGACCTCGCGCACGTCATGATCGGGGCCCTGCGTCACGTGGGCATCCCGGCGCGCTATGTCTCGGGCTACATCATGCCGGACCGCCGGGCGCCGCTCGGCGAGCCCGTGGTCGGGGAGTCCCATGCCTGGGTGCAGTGGTTCGACGGCACCTGGCACGGCTACGACCCGACGAACGCGACCGTGCCGGGCGAGCTGCACGTGCAGGTCGGCGTCGGCCGCGAGTACGCCGACGTCGCCCCGCTGCAGGGCATGTTCATGGGCGATGCGAGCTCGGACATGTTCGTCGAGGTCGAGATGACCCGGCTGCGCTGA
- the ilvD gene encoding dihydroxy-acid dehydratase, whose amino-acid sequence MPPLRSRTSTHGRNMAGARALWRATGMEKSDFGKPIVAIANSYTQFVPGHVHLKNLGDLVAGAIKEAGGVSKEFNTIAVDDGIAMGHGGMLYSLPSRDVIADSVEYMVNAHCADALVCISNCDKITPGMLMAAMRLNIPTVFVSGGPMESGAPVEGVVDHRLDLVDAISLSADDSITDVQLAEIEENACPTCGSCSGMFTANSMNCLTEALGLSLPGNGTTLATHAFRKELFLRAGRTVVDLAARYYGDDDESVLPRSIATKAAFTNAMSLDVAMGGSTNTVLHILAAAIEGGIDFGLDDIDRLSRSVPCLSKVAPNSMKYHIEDVHRAGGIPAILGELDRGGLLDHSVHAVHSPDLHSWLADWDVRGGSATKEAEAFFHAAPGRQRTTHAFSQTSLYEELDTDAEGGAIRAVPHAYTKDGGLCVLKGNLAEDGAVIKTAGITEDLFHFEGRAVVCDSQEEAVQKILDKTVKEGHIVVIRYEGPQGGPGMQEMLYPTSFLKGRGLGKACALITDGRFSGGTSGVSIGHISPEAAEGGLIGLIEDDDRIVLDVDQRLLQLDVPDEEIERRRAAKGPLPWRPEHRERQVSQALKVYAHLVRSATYGATRRPLD is encoded by the coding sequence ATGCCCCCACTGCGCTCACGAACCTCGACCCATGGCCGCAACATGGCCGGCGCCCGCGCCCTGTGGCGTGCGACCGGCATGGAGAAGTCCGACTTCGGCAAGCCGATCGTCGCCATCGCGAACTCCTACACGCAGTTCGTGCCCGGCCACGTTCACCTCAAGAACCTCGGCGACCTCGTCGCCGGGGCGATCAAGGAGGCCGGCGGGGTCTCCAAGGAGTTCAACACGATCGCCGTGGACGACGGCATCGCGATGGGCCACGGCGGCATGCTGTACTCGCTGCCCAGCCGTGACGTGATCGCCGACAGCGTCGAGTACATGGTCAACGCGCACTGCGCCGACGCCCTCGTGTGCATCTCCAACTGCGACAAGATCACGCCCGGCATGCTCATGGCCGCGATGCGCCTGAACATCCCCACCGTCTTCGTCTCGGGCGGCCCGATGGAGTCCGGCGCGCCCGTCGAGGGCGTGGTCGACCACCGCCTGGACCTCGTCGACGCGATCTCCCTGTCGGCGGACGACAGCATCACCGACGTCCAGCTCGCCGAGATCGAGGAGAACGCGTGCCCCACGTGCGGCTCCTGCTCGGGCATGTTCACCGCCAACTCGATGAACTGCCTGACCGAGGCGCTCGGCCTCTCCCTGCCGGGCAACGGCACCACGCTCGCCACCCATGCCTTCCGCAAGGAGCTGTTCCTGCGGGCCGGCCGCACGGTCGTGGACCTGGCCGCGCGCTACTACGGCGACGACGACGAGTCGGTGCTGCCGCGCAGCATCGCCACCAAGGCCGCCTTCACCAACGCCATGAGCCTCGACGTCGCGATGGGCGGCTCGACCAATACGGTGCTGCACATCCTCGCGGCCGCGATCGAGGGCGGCATCGACTTCGGCCTCGACGACATCGACCGTCTCTCGCGCTCCGTGCCGTGCCTGTCGAAGGTGGCGCCCAACTCGATGAAGTACCACATCGAGGACGTGCACCGGGCCGGCGGCATCCCCGCCATCCTGGGCGAGCTCGACCGGGGCGGCCTGCTCGACCACTCGGTCCACGCCGTGCACTCGCCGGACCTGCACTCGTGGCTCGCGGACTGGGACGTGCGCGGCGGGAGCGCCACGAAGGAGGCCGAGGCCTTCTTCCACGCGGCCCCCGGCCGCCAGCGCACGACGCACGCCTTCTCCCAGACCAGTCTCTACGAGGAGCTCGACACCGACGCCGAGGGCGGCGCCATCCGCGCCGTCCCGCACGCCTACACCAAGGACGGCGGGCTGTGCGTGCTCAAGGGCAACCTCGCCGAGGACGGCGCCGTCATCAAGACGGCCGGCATCACCGAGGACCTGTTCCACTTCGAGGGCCGCGCCGTCGTGTGCGACTCCCAGGAGGAGGCCGTCCAGAAGATCCTCGACAAGACCGTCAAGGAGGGCCACATCGTGGTCATCCGCTACGAGGGTCCCCAGGGCGGGCCGGGCATGCAGGAGATGCTCTACCCGACCTCGTTCCTCAAGGGCCGCGGGCTCGGCAAGGCGTGCGCGCTCATCACCGACGGCCGCTTCTCGGGCGGCACCTCGGGCGTCTCGATCGGGCACATCTCGCCCGAGGCCGCCGAGGGCGGCCTGATCGGCCTCATCGAGGACGACGACAGGATCGTCCTCGACGTCGACCAGCGCCTGCTCCAGCTCGACGTGCCCGACGAGGAGATCGAGCGTCGGCGGGCCGCGAAGGGCCCGCTGCCGTGGCGCCCCGAGCACCGTGAGCGTCAGGTGTCACAAGCGCTCAAGGTGTACGCGCACCTCGTGCGGTCGGCCACCTACGGGGCGACCCGCCGCCCGCTCGACTGA
- the gatB gene encoding Asp-tRNA(Asn)/Glu-tRNA(Gln) amidotransferase subunit GatB produces the protein MSAADTLVDYEDATDRYDPVLGIEVHVELGTVTKMFDGAPNIFAAEPNTAITPVSLGLPGTLPVVNGRAVEYAIRIGLALNCRIAESCRFARKQYFYPDLTKNFQTSQYDEPIAFDGHLDVELGDGEIFRVEIERAHMEEDAGKNTHIGGATGRIHGATHSLVDYNRAGVPLVEIVTRPITGAGKRAPEVAAAYVRTLRDIFRALDVSEARMERGNVRADVNVSLRESPDAPLGVRSETKNVNSFRSIEKTVRYEISRHAGILDAGGTVIQETRHFHEEDGSTSSGRVKSDAEDYRYFPEPDLVPIAPSREWVEEIRAALPELPSARRRRLLASWGFTELEMRDVINAGALDAIELTVAAGASAQSARKWWMGELARVAREQETELEALAVTPAQVAELQGLIDGKQINDKIARQVLARVLEGAGDPAAIVEAEGLAVVSDDSVLTDAVNQAIADNPGVVEKIRGGKVQAIGALIGPIMKATRGQADAGRVREIIMETLGVQP, from the coding sequence GTGAGCGCCGCCGACACCCTCGTCGACTACGAGGACGCGACCGACCGCTACGACCCGGTGCTCGGCATCGAGGTCCACGTCGAGCTCGGCACCGTGACCAAGATGTTCGACGGAGCGCCGAACATCTTCGCCGCCGAGCCCAACACCGCGATCACGCCGGTCTCGCTGGGCCTGCCCGGCACCCTCCCGGTCGTCAACGGCCGCGCGGTCGAGTACGCGATCCGGATCGGGCTGGCCCTGAACTGCCGGATCGCCGAGTCCTGCCGCTTCGCGCGCAAGCAGTACTTCTACCCGGACCTGACCAAGAACTTCCAGACCTCGCAGTACGACGAGCCGATCGCCTTCGACGGTCATCTTGACGTCGAGCTCGGGGACGGGGAGATCTTCCGCGTCGAGATCGAGCGCGCGCACATGGAGGAGGACGCCGGCAAGAACACGCACATCGGCGGCGCCACGGGCCGCATCCACGGCGCGACCCACTCCCTCGTCGACTACAACAGGGCCGGCGTGCCGCTCGTGGAGATCGTGACGCGCCCGATCACGGGCGCCGGCAAGCGGGCCCCCGAGGTCGCCGCCGCGTACGTGCGGACCCTGCGCGACATCTTCCGGGCGCTCGACGTCTCCGAGGCGCGCATGGAGCGCGGCAACGTGCGGGCCGACGTCAACGTCTCGCTGCGCGAGAGCCCCGACGCCCCGCTCGGCGTGCGCTCGGAGACCAAGAACGTCAACTCCTTCCGCTCGATCGAGAAGACCGTGCGCTACGAGATCTCGCGGCACGCCGGGATCCTCGACGCGGGCGGCACGGTGATCCAGGAGACCCGCCACTTCCACGAGGAGGACGGCTCGACGAGCTCGGGCCGCGTCAAGTCCGACGCCGAGGACTACCGGTACTTCCCCGAGCCCGACCTGGTGCCGATCGCGCCGAGCCGCGAGTGGGTCGAGGAGATCCGTGCGGCGCTGCCCGAGCTGCCGAGCGCCCGCCGGCGCCGGCTGCTCGCATCGTGGGGCTTCACCGAGCTCGAGATGCGCGACGTCATCAACGCCGGCGCGCTCGACGCGATCGAGCTGACGGTCGCCGCGGGCGCCTCGGCCCAGAGCGCGCGCAAGTGGTGGATGGGCGAGCTCGCCCGTGTCGCGCGCGAGCAGGAGACCGAGCTCGAGGCCCTCGCGGTCACGCCCGCGCAGGTCGCCGAGCTGCAGGGCCTCATCGACGGCAAGCAGATCAACGACAAGATCGCGCGTCAGGTGCTCGCCCGGGTGCTCGAGGGCGCGGGCGACCCGGCGGCGATCGTCGAAGCCGAGGGGCTCGCGGTCGTCTCCGACGACTCCGTGCTCACCGACGCCGTGAACCAGGCGATCGCCGACAACCCGGGCGTCGTCGAGAAGATCCGCGGCGGCAAGGTGCAGGCGATCGGCGCTCTCATCGGCCCGATCATGAAGGCCACGCGCGGTCAGGCCGACGCGGGCCGCGTGCGCGAGATCATCATGGAGACCCTCGGCGTCCAGCCCTGA
- a CDS encoding circularly permuted type 2 ATP-grasp protein produces the protein MDDLLAHYPPAVSGAYDEMIGPEGVRPQYGALTDVFDRLGGDELTARNAYLGTRYLDTGVTFDFSGREEPFPVDIVPRLIQAEPWSRLEAGLTQRVAVLERFLADVYGAGQVFDDGVVPRALITTSRHFVRAVAGFEPPGGVRIHIAGIDLVRDGEGTMRVLEDNVRIPSGVSYVLTNRQAITAALPEAVRRYPMAPVDDYPARLRAALAACAPPGVTDPHVVVMSPGVFNSAYFEHSLLARTMGVPLVEGRDLVARQGRVYLRDTGGLQVVDVIYRRVDDEYLDPVHFRHDSMLGCAGLVSAQANGTVTIANAIGNGVADDKLVYSYVPDLVRYYLGEEPIIPNVDTWRLEDPGQREEAMDRFAELVIKPVDGSGGKGIVIGPQCDAEELEQARQKVLADPRGYIAQPLVQLSTVPTVVDGRLRPRHVDLRPFVLNDGQGMWVLPGGLTRVARGEGQYIVNSSQGGASKDTWVLRAPGRERTPEDEETVVLHEVDVVAPEISEVDSAGAQQQQQQQQQSCATVGEEARTC, from the coding sequence ATGGACGACCTCCTGGCCCACTACCCGCCGGCCGTGAGCGGCGCGTACGACGAGATGATCGGCCCCGAGGGGGTGCGCCCGCAGTACGGCGCGCTGACCGACGTCTTCGACCGCCTCGGCGGCGACGAGCTGACGGCGCGCAACGCCTACCTCGGCACGCGCTACCTCGACACCGGCGTCACCTTCGACTTCTCCGGACGCGAGGAGCCCTTCCCCGTCGACATCGTGCCGCGCCTGATCCAGGCCGAGCCGTGGAGCCGCCTCGAGGCGGGGCTGACCCAGCGGGTCGCCGTGCTCGAGCGCTTCCTGGCCGACGTGTACGGCGCCGGGCAGGTCTTCGACGACGGCGTCGTGCCGCGCGCGCTCATCACCACCTCCCGACACTTCGTGCGCGCGGTCGCGGGCTTCGAGCCGCCCGGCGGCGTGCGCATCCACATCGCGGGCATCGACCTCGTGCGCGACGGCGAGGGCACGATGCGCGTGCTCGAGGACAACGTGCGCATCCCCTCGGGCGTCTCCTACGTGCTCACCAACCGCCAGGCGATCACCGCGGCCCTGCCCGAGGCGGTGCGCCGCTACCCGATGGCACCGGTCGACGACTATCCCGCCCGGCTGCGGGCCGCGCTCGCGGCGTGCGCGCCGCCCGGCGTGACCGACCCGCACGTCGTCGTGATGAGCCCCGGGGTGTTCAACTCCGCCTACTTCGAGCACTCCCTGCTGGCCCGCACGATGGGCGTCCCCCTCGTCGAGGGCCGCGACCTCGTGGCGCGCCAGGGCCGCGTCTACCTCCGGGACACGGGCGGCCTCCAGGTGGTCGACGTGATCTACCGCCGCGTCGACGACGAGTACCTCGACCCCGTGCACTTCCGCCACGACTCGATGCTGGGCTGCGCGGGCCTCGTCTCCGCCCAGGCCAACGGCACCGTCACGATCGCCAACGCGATCGGCAACGGGGTGGCCGACGACAAGCTCGTCTACTCCTACGTGCCGGACCTCGTGCGCTACTACCTGGGCGAGGAGCCGATCATCCCCAACGTCGACACGTGGCGCCTCGAGGACCCCGGCCAGCGCGAGGAGGCGATGGACCGCTTCGCCGAGCTCGTCATCAAGCCCGTCGACGGGTCGGGCGGCAAGGGCATCGTGATCGGCCCCCAGTGCGACGCCGAGGAGCTCGAGCAGGCGCGCCAGAAGGTGCTCGCCGACCCGCGCGGCTACATCGCCCAGCCCCTCGTCCAGCTCTCCACGGTGCCCACCGTGGTCGACGGGCGGCTGCGGCCGCGTCACGTGGACCTGCGCCCCTTCGTGCTCAACGACGGCCAGGGTATGTGGGTCCTGCCGGGCGGCCTCACGCGGGTCGCGCGCGGCGAGGGCCAGTACATCGTCAACTCCTCCCAGGGCGGCGCCTCGAAGGACACCTGGGTGCTGCGCGCACCGGGCCGGGAGCGGACGCCCGAGGACGAGGAGACGGTGGTCCTCCACGAGGTCGACGTCGTCGCCCCCGAGATCTCCGAGGTGGACAGCGCGGGCGCCCAGCAGCAGCAGCAACAGCAGCAGCAGAGCTGCGCGACGGTCGGCGAGGAGGCACGGACATGCTGA